One genomic segment of Mangifera indica cultivar Alphonso chromosome 6, CATAS_Mindica_2.1, whole genome shotgun sequence includes these proteins:
- the LOC123218156 gene encoding serine carboxypeptidase-like 31 isoform X2, translating into MDFVFKATLYLSLLVNFLVSAAAEPPVLGRRWPGASGKPLMDLLENGDPDLVTDLPGQPNVTFRHYAGYVTVNETNGRALFYWFYEATTRPEEKPLVLWLNGGPGCSSVGYGATQEIGPFLVDTNGSGLKFNPFSWNKEANMLFLESPIGVGFSYSNTSSDFVNLGDDFTANDAYTFLHKWFLKFPTYRNRTFYIAGESYAGKYVPVLAELIIDKNNNPSLYIDLKGFLLGNPETSTSDDWRGLVDYAWSHAVVSDETHRIINRSCDFNSDNPWSSDDCSVAVAEVFKQYKEIDIYSLYTSVCLSNTTDSADRFYELMMSRTSNMMPRILGGYDPCLDNYAKAFYNRPDVQKALHVSDGQLLRNWSICNYTLFNVWKYSFPTVLPIYTKLIKAGLKIWIYSGDTDGRVPVLSTRYCLKSLGLPIIKSWRPWYHQKQVSGWHQEYAGLTFATFRGAGHAVPIFKPSESLALFSSFLLGQSLASVRE; encoded by the exons ATGGATTTTGTATTCAAGGCAACACTTTATCTTTCTTTGCTAGTCAACTTCCTAGTATCCGCCGCGGCTGAGCCTCCAGTTCTCGGTAGACGTTGGCCAGGGGCTAGTGGCAAGCCATTAATGGACTTACTGGAAAATGGGGACCCTGATCTTGTGACTGACTTGCCTGGTCAGCCCAATGTGACCTTCCGCCACTATGCTGGCTATGTCACTGTGAATGAAACGAACGGAAGAGCTCTCTTTTACTGGTTCTATGAGGCCACCACGCGGCCTGAAGAAAAGCCATTGGTGCTGTGGCTTAATGGAG GTCCCGGGTGTTCTTCTGTGGGATATGGAGCAACACAGGAGATTGGTCCCTTTTTAGTGGACACAAATGGCAGTGGACTTAAATTTAATCCTTTTTCATGGAATAAAG AAGCCAATATGTTATTCTTGGAGTCACCCATTGGAGTTGGCTTTTCTTACTCCAATACAAGCAGTGACTTTGTAAATCTGGGAGATGATTTTACAG CAAATGATGCTTATACGTTTCTGCACAAGTGGTTCCTCAAGTTTCCAACATACAGAAATAGAACCTTTTACATTGCTGGTGAGAGCTACGCAG GAAAATATGTTCCAGTGTTAGCTGAGCTTATCATTGACAAGAACAATAATCCTTCCCTTTATATTGATCTCAAGGGCTTTTTG TTGGGAAATCCTGAAACATCTACTTCCGATGACTGGAGAGGTCTGGTGGATTATGCGTGGAGCCATGCGGTGGTTTCAGATGAAACTCACCGAATAATCAATAGAAGCTGTGATTTTAACAGCGATAATCCATGGAGCAGCGATGATTGTAGTGTTGCGGTGGCTGAAGTATTCAAACAGTACAAGGAGATTGATATCTACAGCCTCTACACCTCAGTTTGCTTGAGCAATACGACAGATTCAGCTGACAGATTTTATGAACTAATGATGTCTCGAACTTCTAACATG ATGCCTAGGATATTAGGAGGCTACGATCCATGTCTGGATAATTATGCAAAAGCTTTCTACAACAGACCGGATGTTCAAAAGGCTCTACATGTTAGTGATGGTCAGCTGCTGAGGAACTGGAGCATCTGCAA TTATACCTTATTTAATGTGTGGAAATATTCGTTTCCAACTGTTCTTCCTATATACACAAAGCTTATCAAAGCGGGACTTAAAATATGGATTTACAG TGGCGACACAGATGGAAGAGTTCCAGTACTCTCAACAAGATACTGCTTGAAATCTTTGGGATTGCCCATAATTAAATCCTGGAGGCCATGGTATCACCAGAAGCAG GTAAGCGGGTGGCATCAAGAATATGCTGGGCTTACATTTGCAAC ATTTAGAGGGGCTGGCCATGCGGTGCCAATCTTCAAACCAAGTGAATCGCTCGCACTCTTCTCATCCTTCTTACTTGGGCAATCTCTAGCTTCTGTAagagaataa
- the LOC123218155 gene encoding (E,E)-geranyllinalool synthase-like, with the protein MEASKLQIQALVEEIKEGMFKNVDLYTLVSPSAYDTAWLAMIPDSKEPFRPMFEDCLNWVLNNQRQEGWWGVCDSHGNPTIESLSATLACIIVLKQWNVGQTHIDKGLGFVYANLEELLGENYGGRPRWLAIIVPAMVELASTVGLEIVFPDTMKGAVADIFNRRQQILETEELVERHYELPLLAYLEVLPSSYTINEEQLVKHLSDDGSLFHSPSATARAFMATGNKSCLAYLQSLVQRYSNGVPPAYPIDEDLIKLSVVSQIQRLGLAEHFVRETEEILEQVNWNYNNEGSSAKLINLFSEKLHKDSLAFQLLRRHGYRVSPGFFCWFLYNQEIQDHVDMDQEYFSSLMLNVHRATDIMFPEEYELEEARSFARKSLEKTLSEGNRDQHDFAIPSSRRVIQHELDHPWLTRLEHLEHRMCIEENHMNALWRGKTSFNRLSSSHNEKLLQLAKMNFELRQSVYKNELEELKRWSKEWGLTDMGFGREKTTYCYFAVASSTSLPYDSHVRLIVAKGAIILTVTDDFFDMAGSLNELINLTDAVKRWDSNGLNGHSKTIFDALDHHVKEIAEEHLQLQGSDITNELQDLWYETFDSWLTEAKWSRTGWIPSVNEYLATGMISVGSHTLTLIASCLLSPCLPSYKLRPPRYETLTKLLMVISRLLNDMQGYEKEQEDGKTNFVLLYAKENLEVDIEASIAYVRDIIAKMEKQMFEQALMDGYSDLPKPAKNLHLTCLKVFNMFYHSSNRYNSDTALFHDIQKAIYAPIQVETPKPLKPVLPLPLPLPSGSTSKDFKTTLNSCQFDRPSFRSRGSLAAQQVPWLTSRNGYKNIVVPLKFRLSFI; encoded by the exons ATGGAAGCTTCAAAACTTCAAATCCAAGCTTTAGTTGAAGAGATCAAAGAAGGGATGTTCAAAAACGTCGATTTATACACATTGGTTTCCCCTTCAGCATATGACACTGCATGGTTAGCCATGATTCCTGATTCCAAGGAACCCTTTCGACCCATGTTCGAGGATTGCTTGAATTGGGTGCTTAACAACCAGAGACAAGAGGGCTGGTGGGGAGTGTGTGACAGCCATGGCAATCCCACAATTGAGTCTCTTTCTGCAACTCTTGCTTGCATTATTGTACTCAAACAGTGGAACGTCGGACAAACTCACATAGATAAAG GGTTAGGATTTGTTTATGCAAATCTGGAGGAGCTTCTCGGAGAAAATTATGGTGGCCGTCCTCGTTGGTTAGCCATAATTGTCCCTGCAATGGTTGAACTTGCAAGCACAGTTGGTCTAGAGATCGTCTTTCCTGACACAATGAAAGGGGCAGTAGCCGACATATTCAACCGACGCCAACAAATTCTTGAAAC TGAGGAGCTTGTTGAAAGGCACTACGAGCTTCCTCTATTAGCATATCTCGAAGTGCTGCCTTCATCATATACCATCAATGAAGAACAATTGGTCAAGCATTTGAGTGACGACGGCTCTTTGTTCCACTCCCCCTCAGCCACAGCACGTGCTTTCATGGCTACTGGAAACAAAAGCTGTTTAGCTTATCTCCAATCTCTTGTGCAAAGATATTCAAATGGAG TTCCACCTGCTTATCCCATCGATGAAGATCTAATAAAGCTTTCCGTGGTTAGTCAAATCCAAAGGTTGGGGTTAGCTGAGCATTTCGTCAGAGAGACTGAAGAAATTTTGGAACAAGTTAActg GAATTACAACAATGAAGGATCATCCGCAAAgctaatcaatttattttcagAGAAGCTACATAAAGACTCTTTAGCGTTTCAGCTCCTGCGGAGGCATGGCTATAGAGTCTCACCAG GgtttttttgttggtttttatATAATCAGGAAATTCAAGATCATGTGGATATGGACCAAGAGTACTTCTCAAGTTTGATGCTTAATGTTCATAGGGCCACTGATATCATGTTTCCAGAAGAATATGAACTTGAAGAGGCTAGATCATTTGCAAGAAAATCACTCGAGAAAACTTTATCTGAAGGAAATAGAGACCAACATGATTTTGCAATCCCCTCTTCTCGCAGAGTG ATTCAGCACGAATTGGATCATCCATGGCTCACTCGACTGGAGCACCTGGAACACAGAATGTGTATTGAAGAGAACCATATGAATGCCTTATGGAGGGGGAAGACCTCCTTCAATAG gTTATCATCCTCGCACAACGAGAAATTACTTCAACTTGCTAAAATGAACTTTGAACTTCGACAGTCCGTATACAAAAACGAATTGGAGGAGCTAAAGAG gtGGTCGAAGGAGTGGGGTCTTACTGACATGGGATTTGGCCGAGAAAAAACTACATATTGTTACTTTGCTGTTGCTTCCAGCACTTCACTGCCTTATGATTCACACGTTCGATTGATAGTTGCAAAGGGTGCAATAATTCTTACTGTGACTGATGATTTTTTTGACATGGCTGGTTCTCTGAATGAGTTGATTAATCTTACTGATGCAGTTAAAAG ATGGGATTCTAACGGCTTAAACGGGCACAGTAAGACTATCTTTGATGCCCTTGATCACCATGTCAAAGAAATCGCAGAAGAACATCTCCAACTACAAGGGAGCGATATCACGAATGAACTTCAAGATTTA TGGtatgaaacttttgactctTGGCTTACGGAAGCTAAGTGGAGCAGAACTGGATGGATACCATCAGTGAATGAATACCTTGCTACTGGAATGATATCAGTAGGTTCTCACACTCTAACTCTTATAGCTTCATGTTTATTGAGCCCATGTCTTCCAAGTTACAAACTCAGGCCGCCACGATACGAGACACTCACCAAATTGCTCATGGTTATCTCCCGTTTATTGAATGACATGCAAGGTTACGAG AAGGAACAAGAGGATGGAAAGACAAATTTTGTACTACTTTATGCAAAAGAAAATCTGGAGGTAGACATTGAAGCTTCAATCGCCTATGTGAGAGATATCATAGCCAAAATGGAGAAACAAATGTTCGAACAGGCTCTAATGGATGGTTACAGTGACCTGCCAAAACCGGCCAAGAATCTCCATTTAACATGTTTGAAAGTGTTTAATATGTTCTATCACTCTTCCAATCGATATAATTCTGATACGGCACTGTTTCATGACATTCAAAAGGCTATTTATGCTCCTATCCAAGTTGAAACCCCAAAGCCACTGAAGCCTGTTCTTCCCCTCCCCCTTCCTCTTCCTTCTGGTTCTACATCAAAGGACTTCAAAACAACGTTGAACTCTTGTCAATTCGATCGGCCGTCCTTTAGAAGCAGGGGAAGCCTTGCCGCACAACAAGTTCCTTGGCTAACTTCAAGAAATGGATATAAAAATATCGTTGTACCACTAAAATTtagattaagttttatttaa
- the LOC123218154 gene encoding (E,E)-geranyllinalool synthase isoform X2 — protein sequence MEASKLQIHALVEEIKEGVFRNVDPYTLVSLSAYDTAWLAMIPDSNEPFRPMFKDCLNWVLDNQRQEGWWGVCDSHGNPTIESLSATLVCIIVLKQWNVGKANIDKGLGFVYANLEELLKENYGGCPRWFAMVFPAMVELASTVGLEIVFPDRMKGAVSDIFSRRRQILETEELVDKPYNLPLLAYLEVLPSSYAINEEQLVKHLSDDGSLFQSPSATAGAFMATGNKSCLAYLQSLVQRNSNGVPPVYPIDEDLIKLSVVNQIQRLGLVEHFVREIEEILKQVYRNYNNEGSSTKQMNLFSEKLYKDSLAFQLLRRHGYRVSPGIFCWFLQNREIQDHVDKDQEYFSSLMLNVHRATDIMFPEEYELEEARSFARKSLEKNLSAGNRDQHDFAPSSSHRVIQHELDHPWLTRLEHLEHRMCIEESDMNALWKGKTSFHRLSSSHNEKLIQLAKMNFELRQSVYKNELEELKRWSKEWGLTDMGFGREKTTYCYFAVASSTTLPYDSLVRLIVAKGAIIITVADDFFDMKGSLDELINLTDAVRRWDSKGLNGHSKTIFEALDHHVKEIAEEHLQQQGSDITKELQDLWCETFESWLTEATWSRSGWIPSMDEYLETGMISIATHTLTLIASCLMSPSLPSYKLRPPQYETLTKLLMIIPRLLNDIQSYEKEQEEGKTNLVLLYAKGSPEVDIEASIAYVRDIIAKMEKQIFQLALIDGYSDLPESVKSLHLSCLKVFTMFFHSSNRYNSDTALFHDIQKAIYVPIQSETLKPRKHVLPLPHGSTSKEYKTTLNSYRFDRSSVKSRGSLAAHEVPRLTSRNGYKNMVVPALKFRLSFI from the exons ATGGAAGCTTCAAAACTTCAAATCCACGCTTTAGTTGAAGAGATCAAAGAAGGGGTTTTCAGAAACGTTGATCCATACACATTGGTTTCCCTTTCAGCATATGACACTGCATGGTTAGCCATGATTCCTGATTCTAACGAACCCTTTCGACCCATGTTCAAGGATTGCTTGAATTGGGTGCTTGACAACCAGAGACAAGAGGGGTGGTGGGGAGTATGTGACAGCCATGGCAATCCGACAATTGAGTCTCTTTCTGCAACTCTTGTTTGCATTATCGTACTCAAACAGTGGAACGTTGGAAAAGCTAACATAGATAAAG GGTTAGGATTTGTTTATGCAAATCTGGAGGAGCTTCTTAAAGAAAATTATGGTGGCTGTCCCCGTTGGTTTGCCATGGTTTTCCCTGCAATGGTTGAACTTGCAAGCACAGTTGGTCTAGAGATAGTCTTTCCTGACAGAATGAAAGGGGCAGTGAGCGACATATTCTCCCGACGGCGACAAATTCTTGAAAC TGAGGAGCTTGTTGACAAGCCCTACAATCTTCCTTTATTAGCATATCTCGAAGTGCTGCCTTCATCGTATGCCATTAATGAAGAACAACTGGTCAAGCATTTGAGTGACGACGGCTCTTTGTTCCAGTCCCCTTCAGCCACAGCTGGTGCTTTCATGGCTACCGGAAACAAAAGCTGTTTAGCTTATCTCCAATCTCTTGTGCAAAGAAATTCAAATGGAg TTCCACCTGTTTATCCCATCGATGAAGATCTAATAAAGCTTTCCGTAGTTAATCAAATCCAAAGGTTGGGGTTAGTTGAGCATTTCGTCAGAGAgattgaagaaattttgaaacaagtttacag GAATTATAACAATGAAGGATCATCCACAAAGCAAATGAACTTATTTTCAGAGAAGCTATATAAAGACTCTTTAGCGTTTCAGCTCCTGCGGAGACATGGCTACAGAGTCTCACCAG GgattttttgttggtttttacAAAATCGGGAAATTCAAGACCATGTAGATAAAGACCAAGAATACTTCTCAAGTTTGATGCTTAATGTTCATAGGGCCACTGACATCATGTTTCCTGAAGAATATGAACTTGAAGAGGCTAGATCATTTGCAAGAAAATCGCTTGAGAAAAATTTATCTGCAGGAAATAGAGACCAACATGATTTTGCACCCTCCTCTTCTCATAGAGTG ATTCAGCACGAATTGGATCATCCATGGCTTACTCGACTGGAGCACCTGGAACACAGAATGTGTATTGAAGAGAGCGATATGAATGCCTTATGGAAGGGGAAGACCTCCTTCCATCG GTTATCATCCTCGCACAACGAGAAATTAATTCAACTTGCTAAAATGAACTTTGAACTTCGACAGTCCGTATACAAAAACGAATTGGAGGAGCTAAAGAG GTGGTCGAAGGAGTGGGGTCTTACTGACATGGGATTTGGCCGAGAAAAAACTACATATTGTTACTTTGCTGTTGCATCCAGCACTACCCTGCCATATGATTCACTTGTTCGATTGATAGTTGCGAAGGGTGCAATAATTATTACTGTGGCTGATGATTTTTTTGACATGAAAGGTTCTCTGGATGAGTTGATTAATCTTACTGACGCAGTTAGAAG ATGGGATTCTAAAGGCTTGAATGGGCATAGTAAGACTATCTTTGAAGCCCTTGATCACCATGTAAAAGAAATCGCGGAAGAACATCTGCAACAACAAGGAAGCGACATCACGAAAGAACTTCAAGATCTA TGGTGTGAAACTTTTGAGTCTTGGCTTACGGAAGCTACGTGGAGCAGAAGTGGATGGATACCATCAATGGATGAATACCTTGAAACTGGAATGATATCGATAGCTACTCACACTCTAACTCTTATAGCTTCATGTTTAATGAGCCCGAGTCTTCCAAGTTACAAACTCCGGCCGCCACAGTATGAGACACTCACCAAATTGCTCATGATTATCCCCCGTTTATTGAATGACATACAAAGTTACGAG AAGGAACAAGAGGAGGGAAAGACAAACTTGGTGCTACTTTATGCAAAAGGAAGCCCGGAGGTAGACATTGAAGCTTCAATCGCCTATGTGAGAGATATCATAGCCAAAATGGAGAAACAGATCTTCCAACTGGCTCTAATAGATGGTTACAGTGACCTGCCAGAATCGGTCAAGAGTCTCCATTTATCATGTTTGAAAGTGTTTACCATGTTCTTTCACTCTTCCAATCGATATAATTCCGATACGGCACTGTTTCATGATATTCAAAAGGCTATTTATGTTCCTATCCAATCTGAAACCCTAAAGCCACGGAAGCATGTTCTTCCTCTTCCTCACGGTTCTACATCAAAGGAGTATAAGACGACGTTGAACTCTTATCGATTCGATCGGTCGTCCGTCAAAAGTAGGGGGAGCCTTGCCGCACACGAGGTTCCTCGGCTAACTTCAAGAAATGGATATAAAAATATGGTTGTACCTgcattaaaatttagattaagttttatttaa
- the LOC123218154 gene encoding (E,E)-geranyllinalool synthase isoform X1: MEASKLQIHALVEEIKEGVFRNVDPYTLVSLSAYDTAWLAMIPDSNEPFRPMFKDCLNWVLDNQRQEGWWGVCDSHGNPTIESLSATLVCIIVLKQWNVGKANIDKGLGFVYANLEELLKENYGGCPRWFAMVFPAMVELASTVGLEIVFPDRMKGAVSDIFSRRRQILETEELVDKPYNLPLLAYLEVLPSSYAINEEQLVKHLSDDGSLFQSPSATAGAFMATGNKSCLAYLQSLVQRNSNGVPPVYPIDEDLIKLSVVNQIQRLGLVEHFVREIEEILKQVYRNYNNEGSSTKQMNLFSEKLYKDSLAFQLLRRHGYRVSPGIFCWFLQNREIQDHVDKDQEYFSSLMLNVHRATDIMFPEEYELEEARSFARKSLEKNLSAGNRDQHDFAPSSSHRVLEYLKQIQHELDHPWLTRLEHLEHRMCIEESDMNALWKGKTSFHRLSSSHNEKLIQLAKMNFELRQSVYKNELEELKRWSKEWGLTDMGFGREKTTYCYFAVASSTTLPYDSLVRLIVAKGAIIITVADDFFDMKGSLDELINLTDAVRRWDSKGLNGHSKTIFEALDHHVKEIAEEHLQQQGSDITKELQDLWCETFESWLTEATWSRSGWIPSMDEYLETGMISIATHTLTLIASCLMSPSLPSYKLRPPQYETLTKLLMIIPRLLNDIQSYEKEQEEGKTNLVLLYAKGSPEVDIEASIAYVRDIIAKMEKQIFQLALIDGYSDLPESVKSLHLSCLKVFTMFFHSSNRYNSDTALFHDIQKAIYVPIQSETLKPRKHVLPLPHGSTSKEYKTTLNSYRFDRSSVKSRGSLAAHEVPRLTSRNGYKNMVVPALKFRLSFI; this comes from the exons ATGGAAGCTTCAAAACTTCAAATCCACGCTTTAGTTGAAGAGATCAAAGAAGGGGTTTTCAGAAACGTTGATCCATACACATTGGTTTCCCTTTCAGCATATGACACTGCATGGTTAGCCATGATTCCTGATTCTAACGAACCCTTTCGACCCATGTTCAAGGATTGCTTGAATTGGGTGCTTGACAACCAGAGACAAGAGGGGTGGTGGGGAGTATGTGACAGCCATGGCAATCCGACAATTGAGTCTCTTTCTGCAACTCTTGTTTGCATTATCGTACTCAAACAGTGGAACGTTGGAAAAGCTAACATAGATAAAG GGTTAGGATTTGTTTATGCAAATCTGGAGGAGCTTCTTAAAGAAAATTATGGTGGCTGTCCCCGTTGGTTTGCCATGGTTTTCCCTGCAATGGTTGAACTTGCAAGCACAGTTGGTCTAGAGATAGTCTTTCCTGACAGAATGAAAGGGGCAGTGAGCGACATATTCTCCCGACGGCGACAAATTCTTGAAAC TGAGGAGCTTGTTGACAAGCCCTACAATCTTCCTTTATTAGCATATCTCGAAGTGCTGCCTTCATCGTATGCCATTAATGAAGAACAACTGGTCAAGCATTTGAGTGACGACGGCTCTTTGTTCCAGTCCCCTTCAGCCACAGCTGGTGCTTTCATGGCTACCGGAAACAAAAGCTGTTTAGCTTATCTCCAATCTCTTGTGCAAAGAAATTCAAATGGAg TTCCACCTGTTTATCCCATCGATGAAGATCTAATAAAGCTTTCCGTAGTTAATCAAATCCAAAGGTTGGGGTTAGTTGAGCATTTCGTCAGAGAgattgaagaaattttgaaacaagtttacag GAATTATAACAATGAAGGATCATCCACAAAGCAAATGAACTTATTTTCAGAGAAGCTATATAAAGACTCTTTAGCGTTTCAGCTCCTGCGGAGACATGGCTACAGAGTCTCACCAG GgattttttgttggtttttacAAAATCGGGAAATTCAAGACCATGTAGATAAAGACCAAGAATACTTCTCAAGTTTGATGCTTAATGTTCATAGGGCCACTGACATCATGTTTCCTGAAGAATATGAACTTGAAGAGGCTAGATCATTTGCAAGAAAATCGCTTGAGAAAAATTTATCTGCAGGAAATAGAGACCAACATGATTTTGCACCCTCCTCTTCTCATAGAGTG CTGGAATATTTAAAGCAGATTCAGCACGAATTGGATCATCCATGGCTTACTCGACTGGAGCACCTGGAACACAGAATGTGTATTGAAGAGAGCGATATGAATGCCTTATGGAAGGGGAAGACCTCCTTCCATCG GTTATCATCCTCGCACAACGAGAAATTAATTCAACTTGCTAAAATGAACTTTGAACTTCGACAGTCCGTATACAAAAACGAATTGGAGGAGCTAAAGAG GTGGTCGAAGGAGTGGGGTCTTACTGACATGGGATTTGGCCGAGAAAAAACTACATATTGTTACTTTGCTGTTGCATCCAGCACTACCCTGCCATATGATTCACTTGTTCGATTGATAGTTGCGAAGGGTGCAATAATTATTACTGTGGCTGATGATTTTTTTGACATGAAAGGTTCTCTGGATGAGTTGATTAATCTTACTGACGCAGTTAGAAG ATGGGATTCTAAAGGCTTGAATGGGCATAGTAAGACTATCTTTGAAGCCCTTGATCACCATGTAAAAGAAATCGCGGAAGAACATCTGCAACAACAAGGAAGCGACATCACGAAAGAACTTCAAGATCTA TGGTGTGAAACTTTTGAGTCTTGGCTTACGGAAGCTACGTGGAGCAGAAGTGGATGGATACCATCAATGGATGAATACCTTGAAACTGGAATGATATCGATAGCTACTCACACTCTAACTCTTATAGCTTCATGTTTAATGAGCCCGAGTCTTCCAAGTTACAAACTCCGGCCGCCACAGTATGAGACACTCACCAAATTGCTCATGATTATCCCCCGTTTATTGAATGACATACAAAGTTACGAG AAGGAACAAGAGGAGGGAAAGACAAACTTGGTGCTACTTTATGCAAAAGGAAGCCCGGAGGTAGACATTGAAGCTTCAATCGCCTATGTGAGAGATATCATAGCCAAAATGGAGAAACAGATCTTCCAACTGGCTCTAATAGATGGTTACAGTGACCTGCCAGAATCGGTCAAGAGTCTCCATTTATCATGTTTGAAAGTGTTTACCATGTTCTTTCACTCTTCCAATCGATATAATTCCGATACGGCACTGTTTCATGATATTCAAAAGGCTATTTATGTTCCTATCCAATCTGAAACCCTAAAGCCACGGAAGCATGTTCTTCCTCTTCCTCACGGTTCTACATCAAAGGAGTATAAGACGACGTTGAACTCTTATCGATTCGATCGGTCGTCCGTCAAAAGTAGGGGGAGCCTTGCCGCACACGAGGTTCCTCGGCTAACTTCAAGAAATGGATATAAAAATATGGTTGTACCTgcattaaaatttagattaagttttatttaa
- the LOC123218156 gene encoding serine carboxypeptidase-like 31 isoform X1: MDFVFKATLYLSLLVNFLVSAAAEPPVLGRRWPGASGKPLMDLLENGDPDLVTDLPGQPNVTFRHYAGYVTVNETNGRALFYWFYEATTRPEEKPLVLWLNGGPGCSSVGYGATQEIGPFLVDTNGSGLKFNPFSWNKEANMLFLESPIGVGFSYSNTSSDFVNLGDDFTANDAYTFLHKWFLKFPTYRNRTFYIAGESYAGKYVPVLAELIIDKNNNPSLYIDLKGFLLGNPETSTSDDWRGLVDYAWSHAVVSDETHRIINRSCDFNSDNPWSSDDCSVAVAEVFKQYKEIDIYSLYTSVCLSNTTDSADRFYELMMSRTSNMMPRILGGYDPCLDNYAKAFYNRPDVQKALHVSDGQLLRNWSICNYTLFNVWKYSFPTVLPIYTKLIKAGLKIWIYSGDTDGRVPVLSTRYCLKSLGLPIIKSWRPWYHQKQVSGWHQEYAGLTFATFRGAGHAVPIFKPSESLALFSSFLLGQSLASVRE; this comes from the exons ATGGATTTTGTATTCAAGGCAACACTTTATCTTTCTTTGCTAGTCAACTTCCTAGTATCCGCCGCGGCTGAGCCTCCAGTTCTCGGTAGACGTTGGCCAGGGGCTAGTGGCAAGCCATTAATGGACTTACTGGAAAATGGGGACCCTGATCTTGTGACTGACTTGCCTGGTCAGCCCAATGTGACCTTCCGCCACTATGCTGGCTATGTCACTGTGAATGAAACGAACGGAAGAGCTCTCTTTTACTGGTTCTATGAGGCCACCACGCGGCCTGAAGAAAAGCCATTGGTGCTGTGGCTTAATGGAG GTCCCGGGTGTTCTTCTGTGGGATATGGAGCAACACAGGAGATTGGTCCCTTTTTAGTGGACACAAATGGCAGTGGACTTAAATTTAATCCTTTTTCATGGAATAAAG AAGCCAATATGTTATTCTTGGAGTCACCCATTGGAGTTGGCTTTTCTTACTCCAATACAAGCAGTGACTTTGTAAATCTGGGAGATGATTTTACAG CAAATGATGCTTATACGTTTCTGCACAAGTGGTTCCTCAAGTTTCCAACATACAGAAATAGAACCTTTTACATTGCTGGTGAGAGCTACGCAG GAAAATATGTTCCAGTGTTAGCTGAGCTTATCATTGACAAGAACAATAATCCTTCCCTTTATATTGATCTCAAGGGCTTTTTG TTGGGAAATCCTGAAACATCTACTTCCGATGACTGGAGAGGTCTGGTGGATTATGCGTGGAGCCATGCGGTGGTTTCAGATGAAACTCACCGAATAATCAATAGAAGCTGTGATTTTAACAGCGATAATCCATGGAGCAGCGATGATTGTAGTGTTGCGGTGGCTGAAGTATTCAAACAGTACAAGGAGATTGATATCTACAGCCTCTACACCTCAGTTTGCTTGAGCAATACGACAGATTCAGCTGACAGATTTTATGAACTAATGATGTCTCGAACTTCTAACATG ATGCCTAGGATATTAGGAGGCTACGATCCATGTCTGGATAATTATGCAAAAGCTTTCTACAACAGACCGGATGTTCAAAAGGCTCTACATGTTAGTGATGGTCAGCTGCTGAGGAACTGGAGCATCTGCAA TTATACCTTATTTAATGTGTGGAAATATTCGTTTCCAACTGTTCTTCCTATATACACAAAGCTTATCAAAGCGGGACTTAAAATATGGATTTACAG TGGCGACACAGATGGAAGAGTTCCAGTACTCTCAACAAGATACTGCTTGAAATCTTTGGGATTGCCCATAATTAAATCCTGGAGGCCATGGTATCACCAGAAGCAG GTAAGCGGGTGGCATCAAGAATATGCTGGGCTTACATTTGCAACATTTAGAGGGGCTGGCCATGCGGTGCCAATCTTCAAACCAAGTGAATCGCTCGCACTCTTCTCATCCTTCTTACTTGGGCAATCTCTAGCTTCTGTAagagaataa